Sequence from the Fictibacillus arsenicus genome:
ATAAATTTGTACTCAGGTTTTCTTATGTTTATTGAATAATTGCTGAGCTGCCTGCTAACGATTCAGGTGCTTTTCCTAGAGCAAGCTGGCTAAGTCTAGAATAACCAGTATGTTTATATTCTAAGAAGACTTTTCTTAACTCTTCAATATCCTTGTCGCTTGTTAATCTTTGCATTTCTTTTTTATACAATCGAATAACAGACCCAATAACAAATTGAGGTTTGGCGTTTCCCGGTTCCTCATTCATAATTAAGCATCCCATGTACTGATATTTTAGCTGCATAGCACGGGTAAGGTTAATAACATCGATTAGCTTTTCGAAAAGTTCAGGATAGGATTGCTCTAATTTATTGAGTGCAGCTTGTGCCGATTTTAGTTCGTTTTGACTGCATAAAGTGATCATGCGTATACCTCCTCTTTTAGATCCCAAGGTTTATCCAGAGAGATGACAGCTGCTAATTCTTTACTTTTCATACGTCTCAGCTTTCGGACTTCTGCTCTTTCTTTAGCTGTATCATATAAGAACTTCTCTTCTTCTGTCTCAGGAATCACCTGCGGAACATCAACGGGCTTTTTATCTTCACCTAAAGCTACAAAAGTTAAGAAGGCTGTTGCTGCTATTCTTCGTTCACCTGTTATCATGTCTTCAGCAATCACTTTGCAAAAGATCTCCATAGAGCTTTTCCCGGTATATGAAACAAACGATTCTATACAGACAGAGTCTGTTTGGTGGATTGGGTGTAAAAAGTCGATTGAATCGGTTGAAGCTGTTACACATTCTTTTACTCGAGCGTGTCTGCGTGCAGATAAGGTTGCATTGTTATCAAGCTTTCTCATCAAGACGCCGCC
This genomic interval carries:
- a CDS encoding acyl-CoA thioesterase, with product MNKKKARESRIINTDQVMSLDLNNYNTLFGGVLMRKLDNNATLSARRHARVKECVTASTDSIDFLHPIHQTDSVCIESFVSYTGKSSMEIFCKVIAEDMITGERRIAATAFLTFVALGEDKKPVDVPQVIPETEEEKFLYDTAKERAEVRKLRRMKSKELAAVISLDKPWDLKEEVYA